The Afifella aestuarii DNA segment TCTTCTTCCTGGCTGGCGTGTCGCTGCCTCTGGTCGGCGGGCTCGCGGGCACGGCCGTGGCCGGGCTCTTTGCGGCCTATTTCATGTTTCCGCACTTCACCTCGCGCATCGACCGGTTCCTCGATCCGGAAGGCGGCGACACCTATCAGGTCGATATTGCCATGCGTTCCTTCGAGCGCGGCGGTTGGTCTGGATCGGGACCGGGCGAGGGCGTGATGAAGCGGATCCTGCCGGATTCGCATACCGACTTCGTCTTCGCGGTGATTGCCGAGGAATTCGGAATCGTCCTGTGCCTCGCTCTCATCTGCATCTTCGGCTTCATCGTCATGCGCGGGCTCATGCATGCGCTGCGGCGCAAGCAGCCGTTCGAGCGCATGGCGATCGCCGGCCTCTCTACCCAGATCGGCCTGCAGGCCTTCATCAATATGGGCGTGAACCTGCAGCTTCTGCCCGCCAAGGGCATGACCTTGCCGTTCATTTCGTATGGCGGCTCGGCGTTGCTTTCGAGCGCCGTCGTCATGGGCTTCATCCTCGCCCTGTCGCGCGAGCGTGCGGAGCGGAAGGTGACCGTCATGCCGCATTCGAGCTTTGCTGAGCAATTATGAGCGAAAAGACCAGGCCGTTGGCCTTGCTGGCCGCCGGGGGAACCGGCGGGCATCTCTTCCCGGCAATCTCTTTGCGGGCCGAGCTGAAAAAGCGCGGCTATGACGTCGCGATCGTCACCGACAAAAGGGCGGGGCAATACGCGGGCAATCTGCCCGCCGACGAACTCCACGCCATCGATGCGGCGACGCTTTCCGCCGGCAATCCGGTGCGGGCGGTTTCCTCGATGTGGAAACTCTCGCGCGGCGTCCTGCAATCGCGAAAACTGCTGCGGCAGCTCGGCGCGGATATCTGCGTCGGTTTCGGCGGCTACCCGACCGTGCCGCCGCTCCTTGCCGCGCGTATGGCGC contains these protein-coding regions:
- the ftsW gene encoding putative lipid II flippase FtsW, encoding MISRRDRSLIAEWWWTVDRTTLFLVLLLLAAGVVLSFAASPPVAERIGLSTYHFAIRQAMYAPTATAIILSISLLTPRQVRRLALLILLVSLSMMVAVLFIGDEVKGSRRWVYIAGMSLQPSEFLKPAFIVIVSWLFAEGSKHPEVPGKLLAVILLIITAALLVAEPDLGQTILIFSVWGAVFFLAGVSLPLVGGLAGTAVAGLFAAYFMFPHFTSRIDRFLDPEGGDTYQVDIAMRSFERGGWSGSGPGEGVMKRILPDSHTDFVFAVIAEEFGIVLCLALICIFGFIVMRGLMHALRRKQPFERMAIAGLSTQIGLQAFINMGVNLQLLPAKGMTLPFISYGGSALLSSAVVMGFILALSRERAERKVTVMPHSSFAEQL